One Tetrapisispora phaffii CBS 4417 chromosome 3, complete genome DNA segment encodes these proteins:
- the TPHA0C01870 gene encoding uncharacterized protein (Ty like retrotransposon) has protein sequence MNSNSSVSIREINDGMSNMIIHDANNNDSIIKGIRRRLVVLRKARKELFSNSDANPDITNDNDLKEILEFEENEGIIRRAIERYTKELADLEGQTTSKINAKDARNGNHFTKYQLSDAELHDSKSYISSPAENAAQIVIKHTDPNIIKFKTLRGTEIWMNTVQLNYKFNDTLDMLEPFPDWFEKLEQFLNFYSLDEVTKLCAGTTISEVEHQFLTGLIKEKLTVRKLLDILLI, from the coding sequence ATGAACTCAAATTCATCTGTTTCCATTCGTGAGATTAATGATGGTATGTCCAACATGATTATTCATGATGCTAACAACAATGACAGCATCATTAAGGGTATTAGAAGAAGGTTAGTCGTATTAAGAAAGGCTCGTAAAGAACTATTCTCGAATAGCGATGCCAATCCAGATATTACGAATGACaatgatttaaaagaaatcCTAGAGTTCGAAGAAAATGAAGGCATTATCCGAAGAGCAATTGAAAGGTACACCAAGGAACTAGCAGATTTAGAAGGTCAAACGACAAGCAAAATCAATGCTAAGGATGCTAGGAATGGCAATCATTTTACTAAATATCAATTGTCAGATGCTGAGTTGCATGACTCTAaatcatatatatcaaGTCCAGCGGAAAATGCAGCACAAATTGTGATTAAACATACAGATCcgaatattattaaattcaaaacgCTTAGAGGTACTGAGATCTGGATGAACACAGTACAACTAAATTATAAGTTCAATGATACGCTAGATATGTTAGAGCCATTCCCAGATTGGTTTGAGAAATTAGAACAATTTCTTAACTTTTACAGCCTGGATGAGGTTACAAAATTATGCGCAGGAACAACAATTTCTGAGGTAGAACATCAATTCCTAACAGGATtgattaaagaaaaattaactgTGAGGAAGTTATTggatatattattgatatga
- the MET12 gene encoding methylenetetrahydrofolate reductase (NAD(P)H) MET12 (similar to Saccharomyces cerevisiae MET12 (YPL023C); ancestral locus Anc_8.474) produces the protein MSIRELYNMRTSPSVSLEFFPPKTEAGKRNLLERVNRMSALDPLFVTVTWGAGGTTADKTIQLAILAKQTLNLNVCIHLTCTNMDKNILDEALSKCKSAGIRNILALRGDPPIEHEWSNEMNVDGKREFNYAIDLVKYIRESYDDYFCIGVAAYPEGHCEGELEDSSFSPFKDLPYLKEKIDAGADFVITQLFYDAQKFLDFEKLFRTHISTEVPLIPGLMPINSYSLFNRAAKLSHASIPQHILDKFQSEIQYDDNAVKSIGVKIIIDIIEEIYQKTNGRIKNFHFYTLNLEKATAHIVADCPLLSHILDDEHDNIAMSLQSDVVISVDDNESEVHNESSFHQKRRRHSSNTEMSRPQVIDKNITNVVASLPSRKVLISISQGSGTLGRDATWDEFPNGRFGDSRSPAYGEIDGYGPTLKVGNKKAYNIWGAPTRVSDLKSIFIKYLEGSIDVLPWCDLGLSPETALIQEELIQLNQRGYLTLASQPATNAAPSTDKIFGWGPASGYVYQKAFIEMFIQKQQWESVLKPKLESYQQGKFSYYVGDSTGKFDTNLPAHSSSVVTWGIFPNSPVVQTTIVEEESFKAWRDEAFCIWLEWAKLFLSNNPANTFLKQVHQDYYLLSIVHHDFGDVDELWEMLLE, from the coding sequence ATGTCGATTAGAGAGCTTTATAATATGCGGACTAGTCCCTCAGTTTCACTTGAGTTCTTTCCACCAAAGACTGAAGCAGGAAAGAGAAATCTATTAGAGCGTGTTAATCGTATGTCTGCATTAGACCCGCTATTTGTTACAGTTACATGGGGTGCAGGAGGTACTACCGCAGATAAAACCATACAATTAGCAATACTTGCCAAGCAgactttaaatttaaatgtttGTATTCATTTAACTTGTACAAATAtggataaaaatattttagatgAAGCTCTGAGTAAATGTAAATCAGCTGGCattagaaatatattagCTTTAAGAGGTGATCCACCAATTGAACATGAGTGGTCTAATGAAATGAATGTTGATGGAAAGAGAGAGTTTAATTATGCCATTGATTTGGTAAAGTACATAAGAGAATCTTATGATGATTATTTCTGCATTGGGGTGGCTGCATACCCAGAAGGCCACTGCGAAGGTGAACTAGAAGATTCTAGTTTTAGTCCATTCAAAGATTTACcatatttgaaagaaaaaatcgATGCAGGTGCTGATTTTGTGATTACGCAATTATTTTATGATGCTCAGAAGTTTctagattttgaaaaattatttcgTACACACATCTCAACAGAAGTACCGTTAATACCTGGATTGATGCCAATTAACTCATATTCACTATTTAATAGAGCTGCAAAACTATCACATGCATCCATTCCGCAGCACATACTAGATAAGTTTCAGTCAGAAATCCAATATGATGATAACGCTGTGAAATCAATAGGTgtaaaaattattattgatataataGAAGAAATTTATCAGAAAACTAATGGGAGAATCAAAAACTTCCATTTTTATacattaaatttagaaaaggCAACAGCTCATATCGTCGCAGATTGTCCTTTATTATCCCACATATTGGATGATGAACATGATAATATCGCTATGAGTTTGCAGAGTGACGTAGTGATTTCTGTTGATGACAATGAATCTGAAGTGCACAATGAGAGTAGTTTCCATCAAAAGAGAAGGAGACATTCTAGTAACACTGAGATGTCCAGGCCCCAAgttattgataaaaatataaccAATGTAGTAGCAAGTCTACCATCTAGGAAGGTACTAATTTCTATTTCACAAGGGTCAGGTACGTTAGGTAGAGATGCAACTTGGGATGAATTTCCAAACGGTAGATTTGGTGATTCAAGGTCACCAGCTTACGGTGAAATAGATGGTTATGGTCCAACATTAAAAGTGGGAAACAAAAAAGCATATAATATATGGGGAGCACCAACTCGTGTCTCAGATTTGAAatctatttttatcaaatatttggaaGGGTCAATTGATGTATTACCGTGGTGTGACCTTGGGCTCTCTCCAGAAACTGCATTAATTCAAGAAGAACTTATACAATTAAATCAAAGAGGTTATTTAACCTTAGCATCACAACCAGCTACCAATGCAGCACCGAGTACAGATAAAATATTCGGTTGGGGTCCTGCAAGTGGTTATGTATATCAAAAGGCATTTATAGAGATGTTCATCCAAAAACAACAATGGGAAAGTGTTTTAAAACCAAAATTAGAGAGTTATCAACAAGGTAAATTTAGCTACTATGTTGGTGATTCTACAGGTAAATTCGATACTAATCTGCCGGCTCACAGTTCTAGTGTTGTGACCTGGGGTATTTTTCCTAATAGCCCGGTTGTACAAACTACAATTgtagaagaagaatcatTTAAGGCATGGAGAGATGAAGCCTTTTGTATATGGCTGGAGTGGGCAAAACTATTCCTATCCAACAATCCAGCTAATACGTTTTTGAAACAAGTCCATCAAGATTATTATCTACTATCAATTGTACACCACGACTTTGGCGACGTTGATGAGCTTTGGGAAATGCTATTAGagtaa
- the NHP2 gene encoding snoRNA-binding protein NHP2 (similar to Saccharomyces cerevisiae NHP2 (YDL208W); ancestral locus Anc_8.465), with amino-acid sequence MASESKAEDNYDARMPAVLPFAKPLASKKLNKKILKTVKKASKAKNVKRGVKEVGKALRKGEKGLVVIAGDISPGDVISHLPVLCEDNSVPYIFIPSKQDLGSAGATKRPTSVVFIVPGSNKKKEGKSKEEEYKETFNDVVKEVENL; translated from the coding sequence ATGGCTTCCGAATCTAAAGCAGAAGATAATTATGACGCTAGAATGCCAGCTGTTCTACCATTTGCTAAACCATTAGCTTCcaagaaattgaataagaaaattttaaagacTGTTAAGAAGGCTTCCAAGGCTAAGAATGTCAAGAGAGGTGTTAAGGAAGTCGGTAAGGCTTTAAGAAAAGGTGAAAAAGGTTTGGTTGTCATTGCTGGTGATATCTCTCCAGGTGATGTTATCTCCCATTTACCAGTTTTATGCGAAGACAACTCTGTCCCATACATATTTATCCCATCCAAGCAAGATTTAGGTTCAGCAGGTGCTACTAAGAGACCAACCTCCGTTGTTTTTATTGTTCCAGGTAGTAACAAGAAGAAGGAAGGTAAATCTAAGGAAGAAGAATACAAGGAAACTTTCAATGATGTTGTTAAGGAAGTCgaaaatttataa
- the PRP28 gene encoding mRNA splicing protein PRP28 (similar to Saccharomyces cerevisiae PRP28 (YDR243C); ancestral locus Anc_8.469), producing MARPVDINDLLKGKGNRNPQKGVKSNGKIVKSVTNVIKYKTKKEAGNGYGNLYNINGLKFDLSNASEDLKQNEKRNNENITSGNNSQSTKFNFLWNQKDDTLLEHNPITHIDADDLLRNNKETQSNKFNIENRYLGKHWRDKDYSEMTDRDWRVMEETFNISVKGSGYRYPLRDWMDTHIIPNDMVEIIKEKLNFETPTPIQRIAIPNICGKVGHSTKNDFMGIAETGSGKTFSFVLPILIKLSRSEFRPMSIKKMDGPKALILAPTRELAQQIQSEIEHFIQYWGGKSLEYTSVSIVGGYSIEELTFKISKGMDILVATPGRLIDCLESKLIVLNDIETLVLDEADKMIDLGFEEQLSTILSYVASYKSKDTVQTIMFSATMSPDIEKLTTSYLHKPIFAKVGSPKSAIERIEQIVRYSETEESTFDKIKELLYGFDSPIIIFINYKRTADWLYKKIQEETSFHATILHGSKSQDQREHSVKLLKSGKVQVMIATNVAARGIDIPNVSLVINFQIPSSFEDYIHRIGRTGRAGNSGTAVSFMGPEEDPALVKSLYKYVNTVTNIGEKRNSQSSIPNYFDEKLIDIYSLKVNNSFDSFATNNYMIKD from the coding sequence ATGGCTAGACCTGTAGATATAAATGATTTGTTAAAAGGTAAGGGAAATAGAAACCCCCAGAAAGGAGTTAAATCAAATGGAAAGATAGTAAAATCTGTAACTAAtgtaattaaatataaaactaaaaagGAAGCTGGAAATGGTTATGgaaatttatataacatCAATggtttaaaatttgatcTTTCTAATGCTTCAGAAGATTTAAAGCAAAATgagaaaagaaataatgaaaatataacCTCAGGGAATAATTCACAAAGTactaaatttaattttctgTGGAACCAGAAGGATGACACTTTATTAGAACATAATCCAATAACACACATTGACGCAGATGATTTACTTAGAAATAACAAGGAGACTCAGagtaataaattcaatatcgAAAACAGATACTTGGGAAAACACTGGCGTGATAAAGACTATAGTGAAATGACTGATAGAGATTGGAGAGTTATGGAAGaaacttttaatatatctGTAAAGGGTTCCGGATATAGGTATCCTTTGAGAGATTGGATGGATACTCATATTATTCCAAATGATATGGTTGAAATcataaaagaaaagttaAACTTCGAAACTCCTACCCCAATTCAAAGAATAGCTATACCAAATATATGTGGAAAAGTTGGACATTCAACCAAAAATGACTTTATGGGGATTGCAGAAACAGGTTCTGGTAAgacattttcttttgttctgccaattttaataaaactttCTCGATCAGAATTCAGACCGATGTCcataaaaaaaatggatGGCCCAAAAGCATTAATTTTAGCCCCTACAAGAGAATTAGCCCAACAAATCCAATCTGAAATTGAACATTTTATCCAATACTGGGGTGGAAAATCATTAGAATATACTTCGGTTTCTATTGTAGGGGGgtattcaattgaagaattgacatttaaaatttccaaaGGCATGGATATATTAGTGGCTACTCCAGGCAGACTTATAGACTGTTTAGAATCAAAACTAATTGTTTTGAACGATATCGAGACTCTTGTTCTCGATGAAGCAGATAAAATGATTGATCTTGGATTTGAAGAGCAATTATCCACAATTTTATCTTACGTTGCATCATATAAATCGAAAGATACTGTACAGACGATAATGTTTTCAGCTACTATGTCACcagatattgaaaaattgacaACTAGTTATTTGCATAAACCTATTTTCGCTAAAGTAGGTTCACCTAAAAGTGCTATTGAACGTATTGAGCAGATTGTTAGATATTCCGAGACAGAGGAAAGTACATTCGATAAAATAAAGGAATTATTATATGGTTTTGATTCTCctataattatattcattaattataaaaggACAGCGGACTGGttatacaaaaaaattcaagaagAGACTAGTTTTCATGCAACTATTTTACACGGTTCTAAATCTCAAGATCAAAGAGAACATTCAGTGAAATTGTTAAAGTCTGGTAAAGTTCAGGTTATGATTGCAACTAATGTAGCCGCTAGAGGTATTGATATCCCTAACGTATCGTTGGTAATTAACTTTCAAATACCAAGCAGCTTTGAAGATTATATTCATAGAATTGGTAGAACTGGTCGTGCAGGAAATAGCGGTACAGCTGTATCATTCATGGGGCCAGAAGAAGATCCTGCTCTAGTGAAATCACTATACAAATATGTTAATACAGTGACAAATATCGGAGAGAAAAGGAATTCACAATCCTCTATTCCAAATTActttgatgaaaaattgattgaCATCTACTCTTTAAAGGTAAACAATAGTTTTGATAGTTTTGCAACAAACAACTACATGATAAAAGATTAG
- the RAD1 gene encoding ssDNA endodeoxyribonuclease RAD1 (similar to Saccharomyces cerevisiae RAD1 (YPL022W); ancestral locus Anc_8.473) — translation MQSLFVQEDSDDEKLQEELSRQEENIKSQKENINSTVNGEVEEYEKILDDLNANTITSNEKDIDDEKPLYPLIPADENESEQNVPNIKDIRPVNINLTLPLTYQQNIVEHVLISEDPLVIMGKGLCMASIVANLLFILVTPTKIGNVLKRSLVLVLNASPNDNKHIEEELQELYWLSQDEDFEINDDLKENPRSFNVVTADSLSVDNRRKLYLSGGIISVTSRILIADLLSGVIHPNRITGLVVLNVEKIRHLSNESFIVEIYRTKNKWGFIKAFSEVPESFVMEFSPLLRKLKDLRLKNVLLWPRFRFEVSSCLNPKEGQYNKGKVIEIKIDMTDSMLKIQFGLMECLKKCIAELNRKNPELARDWWSIENALDINFQKSIDSVMIPNWHRISFISKQLIKDIRFLRYLLKYLVSADCVDFYEEIQLSIEANKPSISRKYSESPWLMADESQLVISHSRKRVYEDEKYQLEELPKWDALLNILADIALERSMKNVTGPTLIMCADGSTSAQLSTILRNSDRKRGTRKMLEQKLNKYKFRKEERHTLLREANEKIKGNDQQINVSTAFAKEKVITKRRRTRGAAAAAAVDKLRTAGSGEDIDGIIDKYQTINNGANDDDPIVIEEYKIVSDDDMVEYVNKDIEFASEKTDQQAWNVLLKKYQFVNSSNEVIIQKFSDIENDSQLQEIMPSYIIMYEPDLTFIRRVEVYKAINAELSPNIFFMYYGDSIEEQRYLTQIKKEKDAFTKLIRENAKLAQSFEADLDLSHLKNLADRKLKMNRLINRNTRIAGGQGNAQVFTQDVVVVDSREFNASLPGLLFRYGVHVIPCMLTVGDYILTPDICVERKSISDLIGSLQNNRLRSQCKKMSRYYKFPTLLIEFDEGQSFSLEPFSEKRSYRSKEMSTVHDISSKLSQDEIQMKLAKLVIEFPGLKFIWSSSPLQTVNIILELKLNREQPDPNVAISLGTNFKGNKSETTNSNKKIDTEAEFSKLLSVAGISKIDYFLIRKKVKSYRRLKKMALQELIDTLGDETVAETLFEYFLKQEITETEILSDVDN, via the coding sequence atgCAAAGCTTATTTGTTCAAGAAGATTCAGATGATGAAAAGTTACAAGAAGAACTTTCAAGgcaagaagaaaatattaaaagtcaaaaggaaaatattaatagcACAGTGAATGGAGAAGTTGAAGAATACGAAAAGATTCTTGATGATTTAAATGCAAATACGATAACGTCTaatgaaaaagatataGATGATGAAAAACCTTTATATCCATTAATACCTgctgatgaaaatgaatcaGAACAAAATGTGCCAAATATCAAGGATATCAGACCtgttaatataaatttgacATTGCCGTTGACTTATCAACAGAATATCGTCGAGCATGTATTGATATCTGAGGATCCTTTGGTGATAATGGGGAAAGGTTTGTGTATGGCAAGTATTGTGGCCAATCTACTTTTCATTTTAGTCACGCCGACAAAGATTGGTAATGTATTGAAGAGATCATTAGTTTTGGTTCTAAATGCTAGTccaaatgataataaacacattgaagaagaattgcAAGAGCTATATTGGCTTTCTCAAGATGAGGACTTTGAAATCAATGATGACTTGAAAGAAAATCCTAGATCGTTTAACGTTGTTACAGCGGATTCCTTAAGCGTTGATAATAGGAGAAAGTTATACCTATCGGGAGGTATAATTAGTGTAACATCAAGAATTCTCATAGCTGATTTATTATCTGGTGTGATTCACCCTAATAGAATAACTGGTCTTGTTGTACTGAACGTCGAAAAAATACGACACCTTTCTAACGAATCGTTTATTGTTGAAATCTATcgaacaaaaaataaatggGGCTTCATCAAAGCATTCTCTGAAGTGCCTGAATCATTTGTCATGGAATTTTCCCCACTACTgagaaaattaaaagatttgaGACTTAAAAATGTTCTTTTGTGGCCAAGATTTCGTTTCGAAGTTTCGTCTTGTTTAAATCCAAAAGAGGgtcaatataataaaggTAAAGTTatagaaattaaaatagaTATGACTGATTCGATGTTGAAGATTCAGTTTGGTTTAATGGAATGCCTTAAAAAATGTATCGCTGAATTAAATAGAAAGAATCCGGAATTAGCAAGAGATTGGTGGAGCATAGAAAACGCATTAGATatcaattttcaaaagtcAATTGATTCGGTAATGATACCAAATTGGCATAGGATATCTTTTATCTCCAAGCAATTGATTAAAGATATAAGATTCCTACgatatttattgaaatactTAGTATCAGCTGACTGTGTAGATTTTTATGAGGAAATACAATTGAGTATCGAAGCTAATAAGCCATCCATATCAAGGAAATATAGTGAGTCGCCTTGGTTAATGGCTGATGAATCACAACTGGTGATATCACATTCTAGAAAAAGGGTAtatgaagatgaaaaataCCAACTTGAGGAATTGCCTAAATGGGATGCCttgttgaatattttagCTGATATAGCATTGGAGAGATCAATGAAGAACGTAACTGGACCAACGTTGATTATGTGTGCAGATGGTAGCACATCTGCCCAATTGTCAACCATATTACGGAATTCAGATAGAAAAAGAGGTACACGAAAAATGTTGGAACAGAAACTAAACAAGTATAAATTCAGAAAAGAAGAGAGGCATACTTTGCTAAGAGAAGCAAacgaaaaaataaaaggtAATGACCAACAAATTAATGTAAGCACTGCCTTTGCAAAAGAAAAGGTTATAACAAAACGTAGGAGAACTAGGGGAGCAGCTGCTGCAGCTGCTGTTGATAAACTAAGAACTGCGGGATCTGGTGAGGATATTGATGGgattattgataaatatcaaacaataaataacgGCgctaatgatgatgatcCCATAGTGATAGAAGAATACAAAATTGTATCTGATGATGACATGGTGGAATATgtaaataaagatattgaatttgCATCTGAAAAAACTGATCAGCAAGCATGGAATGTCcttttaaagaaatatcaatttgttaattcatcaaatgaagtcattattcaaaaattctcAGATATCGAAAATGATTCCCAATTACAGGAAATTATGCCCTCTTATATTATCATGTATGAACCGGATTTGACTTTTATTAGAAGAGTGGAAGTTTATAAAGCTATTAATGCAGAATTATCgccaaatatttttttcatgtACTATGGAGATAGTATTGAAGAGCAAAGATATTTAACTcagataaaaaaagaaaaagacGCCTTCACAAAACTAATTAGGGAAAACGCAAAACTAGCTCAAAGCTTTGAAGCAGATCTTGATCTTTctcatttgaaaaatttagcTGAtagaaaattgaaaatgaatagATTGATAAACAGGAATACTAGAATAGCTGGAGGACAAGGAAATGCACAGGTATTTACTCAAGATGTCGTTGTGGTGGACTCTCGCGAGTTTAATGCCAGTCTGCCAGGATTGTTATTTAGATACGGCGTACATGTTATACCATGCATGCTAACAGTAGGTGATTATATACTTACTCCAGATATATGTGTTGAAAGGAAATCTATTTCTGATTTGATAGGTTCTCTCCAAAATAATAGGTTAAGGTCACAGTGTAAAAAAATGAGCAGATATTACAAGTTCCCAACATTgttaattgaatttgatgaGGGTCAATCATTCTCATTGGAACCCTTTAGCGAAAAGCGAAGTTATAGAAGCAAAGAAATGTCAACAGTTCACGATATTTCTAGCAAACTATCTCAAGACGAAATCCAAATGAAATTAGCCAAGCTTGTTATTGAATTTCCAggtttgaaatttatttggTCTTCTTCCCCTTTACAAACTGTCAATATTATTCTTGAATTGAAACTAAATAGAGAACAACCAGATCCTAATGTTGCAATCAGTTTAGGTACTAACTTTAAAGGAAACAAATCAGAAACTACAAactcaaataaaaaaattgatacAGAAGCTGAATTTTCTAAACTTCTATCAGTAGCAGGAATATCGAAGATTGACTATTTTTTGATACGTAAAAAGGTTAAAAGTTACAGAAGGCTGAAAAAAATGGCGTTACaagaattaattgataCTCTTGGCGATGAAACTGTAGCCGAAACTCTGTTTGAGTATTTTTTGAAGCAAGAGATTACTGAGACTGAAATTCTGAGTGATGTAGATAACTGA
- the SNU56 gene encoding Snu56p (similar to Saccharomyces cerevisiae SNU56 (YDR240C); ancestral locus Anc_8.464): protein MPVKKRIRESESAKVTALFKKKRTQLNENDNEDVQNIWRKLNNISTKYEDSGKNIKNSLLFVTFTQSYSDNDISNCITALHQYIDESKLQFIIHCKHKFVILKTFNILDCCLTLTILFAFKNKRWVSKNTNNYFSISKELDIRGSFYLSERTKLVEEENNNIIMNKIQKSTYSCIQHFDEFHITEGKNILKFMDTLSKFFISLKFSKNNSIIKAFTRSYTNFVTSLDTHMTEMALDPFMLYDLEHIISQNKPLIEESKNHIANYAKELTQYTKGIVLTENGSGNSTRNTNSSESTIDVEKYNNEEHTTRNPKQTLIRSTFMTQEQIKDHCVASVKAGMDTIKEKSPYDIMKVYLKCPKQNYIDLIYQNLNDLTTKSNCNIIVLHLNNLHESEDWFKTLDISKYTNFTQVPHPSTVRIVSIGGVGEHILKAFQMILDILNT, encoded by the coding sequence ATGCCTgtaaagaaaagaataagAGAATCTGAATCAGCAAAGGTTACTGCTCTCTTTAAGAAGAAACGTACTCAACTAAATGAGAATGACAATGAAGATGTCCAGAATATATGGCGAAAACTAAATAACATTAGTACAAAATATGAAGATTCTGGTAAAAACATAAAGAATAGTCTTTTGTTTGTAACGTTTACTCAAAGTTATTCAGATAACGATATTAGTAATTGTATAACTGCATTGCACCAATACATCGATGAATCAAAGttacaatttattatacaTTGTAAGCATAAATTTGTCATTCTGAAAACCTTTAATATCTTAGATTGCTGTTTAACATTAACAATTTTGTTTGCATTTAAAAACAAACGTTGGGTTTctaaaaatacaaataattaCTTCTCTATATCCAAAGAACTAGATATAAGAGGGTCGTTTTATTTGTCAGAAAGAACAAAATTGGTTGAAGAagagaataataatataattatgaaTAAAATTCAGAAATCAACATATTCCTGTATACAGCACTTCGATGAATTTCATATAACTGAAggaaaaaatatactaaaaTTTATGGATACATTGagtaaattttttattagtcttaaattttcaaagaatAATAGTATCATAAAGGCCTTCACTCGTTCGTATACTAACTTCGTGACATCATTGGACACCCATATGACTGAAATGGCATTGGATCCCTTTATGTTGTATGATCTCGAACACATAATATCACAAAATAAACCTCTAATAgaagaatcaaaaaatcATATTGCCAACTACGCCAAAGAACTAACACAATACACTAAAGGCATAGTGTTAACAGAAAATGGTAGTGGAAATAGTACTAGGAATACGAATTCTAGTGAAAGCACAATTGATGTTGAAAAGTACAATAATGAAGAACACACTACACGTAATCCAAAGCAAACTCTAATTAGATCAACATTTATGACTCAAGAACAAATTAAAGATCATTGTGTTGCATCAGTTAAAGCTGGTATGGATActattaaagaaaaatctCCTTACGATATTATGAAGGTATATTTGAAATGCCCAAAACAAAACTATATTGACTTGATATATCAAAACTTAAATGACCTCACCACAAAAAGTAACTGTAACATCATAGTCCTACATCTAAATAATTTGCATGAATCAGAAGATTGGTTCAAAACTCTcgatatttcaaaatatacaaaCTTTACACAAGTTCCACATCCAAGTACAGTTCGAATTGTAAGTATTGGTGGAGTTGGAGAGCATATATTAAAGGCATTCCAAATGATTTTGGATATATTGAACACTTAA